The Babylonia areolata isolate BAREFJ2019XMU chromosome 2, ASM4173473v1, whole genome shotgun sequence genome segment CTGCTAATTACAGGTGAGACTTGAGGATGACAAATGACTGCAATATAATAAAGATTCCAACAATTCCAACAATATGATTATATCATAATGATATTTAGACCTGGGACCATTTCATACACATAGTCAGAAGAACCTCAATATATGACAAAGTTGATATTTAGACCTGGGACCATTTCATACAAGCAGTCAGAAGAACAGTAACTGATTCACTTCAGAACACTTACAGCTTTGCATCTTCTGCTTGGCCGAAGACCCTCATCATCTTGCAGCTGTTTGGCAAGTTCCTCGTCATTCAACTGTCAGAAAAATCACAGGTGTTAGGGAAAATTTTTAACATAATGACAACTTGAAGTAGGAagtcaaaactgaacaaaacCCCCACATAAACATTATATGATAAATTCTTTGTCACCTACTAcattacataaaaaaatatataacaagcAGGCATGAGATATGAGGTATGAGGCTTATAATTTGATATGATATACCATTACAAACATTCCTGTATGCATTTTTCTTCATGTAAACTTCTGAATCAAAACACTTTCCAATTATCTGTATGACTAGTCATCCATAAATTTTCTAACTCTGAGGTAAGGGTAAAGTTCATAATATTTACACAGAAGAATAAAATCCCTCATTTTTTCCCAAAACATTTGTCTCATAAATATATGCAGGAACACAATTTACAtacattgttttgtttatatGCCAGCTCCACAAATATAAGGACAAATTCTATACATTTCTCCACCAAGCTCAGATACCacagacaaatgtgtgtgtataccttTTTGGATGATTTGCTTTTTTTTGATGATGTCTGTACCTTTGCCTTCTTCTTTGGAACAACATCCTGTTCAGGACATAAAAAcatctggtttaaaaaaaatccgGTTCAGATCATAAAttccataaaaaaagagaagaaaagtctGGTAATATCAGCAGAAAAAGATtcacaataataaacaaaaaaaacacaaaaaaatgttcaaaaaCAGTTTATGATCATCAGCTTATTCaatgagagaatgtgtatgtgtatttggggTGTGTTCgggggtgggcagggaggggcattatatgtgtgcatgtattttagTGCACATTTcaatgtgtgtaatgtatgtatgtgagagagagaaaatcagtgCAAGAAAGAGTGagcaagagaaacaaaaacacacacagagacaaaaagtcagagagagtgagacagacacacagagagagattcaaggaAAGCCAAACATAAATACATAAGTAATTTATTACCTCAATTTCATCCAGaccgctgtcatcatcatcatcatcaacttcaccattatcatcttcatcattgctGAGGTCATTGTTGTCCTCTCTGGCCTCCTCTTTGCCCTTGTTTTTCTTTGCAGGAGACGTGGGCTGTTTGGACGCTGGTGTGGAACCATTCGTCATTTTCTGTTTggattcttgttctttcttttcttcttctttctctccttcgctctcaTTGTCTGTGATCAGCTGCATGACTAGTTTGTCAATTTCATTTTTTCTGAAAATACGCATCAGAGAACCAAATGAGCAAAGTGACATTTTTTGACACTTAACATACAGGCAGAATGAACCGACAGTTTTATATAAAAATGATGCTCAAAATCTAGCCATGTGCCGATGTGGTGAACTCATTTTCATACCAGGTCCTTGACGAATTCTGAACCGTTTTCAAGGTGACTTAGATAATACTGGACAAAAGACTATTTAAGTGACCTACCAAGCTGATTCAGTGATTGCTTGGCTtgtgtttgaaaaatcaaaagaaagatagaaaaccTTTTTACACAAAAATTAGTTCATCTTTATAAACTGAACCTTAAAAGAAAAGTTCTGCAGAGTATCATACGCCATATTATTCTCAAAGCATCCTTatctacacacatacgcacacactgtgGACAAACTCATACATCGGATAGAATCACATatgtattcatgcacacaaaaccgacaaaaaaacaacaacaaaaaaaacaaaaaaacaaaaaaaactgacttgCTCATTCATTATTATCCATTCTTTTGTTGCCTTTTTCACCAATAATTTTATTCAAACATTTTTTGTAattctgtgatttttttaaaaaaccagtCACTGAGTTAGTCAGCTTAGTGCATTTCTCAAGGCAAGGTCATTTTGAGATGATTTATTATTACAAAAATACATCTTATTAACCAATTTCTTCATTATCTCCCTGTGTTGCCatcttacccccctctccctccttcttctctctgaaTGGACAAAACTCACCTGTCTGTGAAATCTGTTTTATATTCTGTTTCCAgaatttttcttatctttttggcTGAAAGCTGATCCAGGTCTGCATCTTTCAATATGgctggtgaagaaaaaaaaaagaaaaaagaaagagaaagtgagtgagtgagtgaatgaatgaatgagagag includes the following:
- the LOC143302308 gene encoding uncharacterized protein LOC143302308, whose protein sequence is MTDTSKESLVKSIKAILKDADLDQLSAKKIRKILETEYKTDFTDRKNEIDKLVMQLITDNESEGEKEEEKKEQESKQKMTNGSTPASKQPTSPAKKNKGKEEAREDNNDLSNDEDDNGEVDDDDDDSGLDEIEDVVPKKKAKVQTSSKKSKSSKKLNDEELAKQLQDDEGLRPSRRCKAQPVVRKQKKPRKESAKGTSVYSRPCALLPPLDEVMGTDKMPRPMIVKRLWEIVKERDLLDPKNKQFMLCDTEMQGLFGKSRVRMFGAMKLLKPYIKDLPKE